The Coriobacteriia bacterium nucleotide sequence TAGAGCCGCCGGCGTCCGCTCCTGTCGCTTGTGGGAATCATCCGGCAGCCCCGCAGACGGAGGAGGGAGCGCAGATGCGGCTGTCGAGATGGTTGCTGGCTACGATCCTGGTTCTCGGCGTCGTCGGCGCGGCCGGTTGTCCGGCCGAGGAGCCCGAGGAAGACGTGACCCGGGAGGAACCGACGCGGGAGGAGACCCCGCCCGTCGAGGCCCCCGAGGCGGTCGAGCCGACCGTCACCGTTCAGCCGCCGGTCTCGGTGACCGACGGCCGGGTCACGATCGACAGCGTGGAGGCGACCTCGCAAGGCTGGGTCGTGATCCACGCCGACGAGAACGACGCGCCGGCCGCCGACCTCGGGTACACGGCGGTGCAACCGGGGACCAATGAGGACGTCGTGGTCGAACTCGAGCGGGCGCCCGAGCCGGGAGAGAGGATGTGGGCGATGCTGCACCTCGAGACGGGTGTCATCGGCCAGTACGAGTTCCCGGACGGCGACCCGCCCGTGACGGTCGACGGCGAGGTCGTGATGACGCAGGTCGAGGTGGGACGGTAGCGACGGCAGGGGTCGCCGCGCCCCTACGCTTCGAACTCTCCGCGCAGCAGCTCCAGCATGACGTTGTCGCCCCACGAGCCGTCGGGCTGCTTCTCGTACTGGCGCAGGGTGCCGACGCGCTTGAATCCCACGTCCTCGAAGAAGCGGACGGCGCGCTCGTTCTGCGCCCCGGGCGCAGCCACCACCCGGTGGTGCCCGAGGTCCTCGAACAGGTGCTTCACGAGCGCCTTCACGGCCGCCGTGCCCACGCCGCGGTCCTGCATCCGCTCGGTCACGAACAGGTCCACCTGGGCGTGACGGTAGTCCGGGTCGGTGTTCTCCACGAACTCGATCGCCCCGGCAGGCTCGCCGTCCGCCTCGATGAGGTATACGCCCACCTCGTCGCCGAGGAACTCCGCGCGCACGCGCTCGTCGTCGTACATGCCCCACCACCGCGAGATCCCGGGCTCGCGCAGCATGTCCTTGAGCGTGTCGAGGTCCTCGGGGTTGATCTCGCGAAGCGCCACGCTCAGCCCTTCGGCCGTCCGCACCGGCCCTACGGTCGTCCCTGTCACCTGAGCCATCTCGCGACCACTCCTCCCGCTCGTCGTCCGATGAGGGTAGTTACCCGCTCGCATCGCGCCGCGCCTCGAGCTCCTCGAACTCGTCGGCCACGAGGTCCATCAGCAGCGCGTCGGCCCACCCGTCGGGTCTGCGCTCGTACTGCCGCAGGATGCCGACGGGCTTGAACCCCACCTTCTCGTACGCGCGTATCGCCCGCGCGTTGTCCGCGGCGGGGTCGATGAGCACGTGGTGGTGGCCTCTCTCGCGGATCAGGTAGCGCAGCAGCGTCCGCAGCGCGTCGGTGCCGAGCCCGCGGCCCACGTGCTCGCCGGCCACCGTGACGTCGACCTGCGCGAACCGGTAGTCGGGGTCGTCCTCCTCGGTGAACATGATGACGCCGGCGAGCCGCTCCTCGACCTCGATCGCGAGAACGGCCGCCTCCCGGGAGTCCAGCAACTCCGCCCGCACCCTGGCCTCGTCCCAGTTCAGCCACCAGCGCGCCACTTCGGGATGAGCGAACAGCGCCGCCAGCGGACCGGCGTCGGTCTCGAGCAACGGACGCAGGGTGACGTGCTCGCCTCGCAGCACGGGCGGCTCCGCCGGCCGCTCCCGTCCGGGTCGGCACGCCTCGCCCGGACGTCCCCCGAAGGCCGTCACGGCGCCGCTCCCTCCATGCAGAAGTAGTGGCCCGCCGGTCCGTAGTGCGCCCAGACGGGGCAGTCGCCGCAGATGCAGCCGCGGCTCTGCGGGAAGCACGAGCTGCGGCCCCGGGCGCAGAAGAGCGTCTCGCCGGCGTCCTTCATGCAATCGTCGTGCGTCGGGCACGCGGGGCAGATGCAGGCATCAGCGTTGCCGGGCTCGTCGGGTACCGGCATCGGTCGCCACTCCTCCCGTCCGGGTACCGGTTGTGATTCCCCGGATCGGCTCCGCTGTGGCGCTCCGGCGCGGCTCTGATACGCTTCTCCGATAGGGAAGGGGGCCCTCCGGCGGCGCAGGGAGCGTGATGTGAGACACGTGGTGGTGATACTGGACGGAGCGGCCGGCTGGCCGATCGAGGCCCTCGGCGACCGCACGACGCTGCAGGCCGCGGCGACACCTCATCTCGACGCGCTCGCCCGGGAGGGCGTCGTCGGTCTCGCCCGTACGATCCCGATCGGGGAGGAGCCCTCCTCCGCCGCGGCGTGCGCCTCGATCCTCGGCTACGACCCGGTGAGAGACCGCGTCGGACGCGGAGCGATCGAGGCCGCGAGCATGGGCATCGAGCTCGCGCCCGGCGAGGTGGCGCTGCGGCTGAACCTGGTGACGGTCGTCAACGGTGTGATGCGCAGCTACTCGGCCGGGCACATCACAACCGAGGAGTCCCACACCATCCTCGGCGAGCTCGCCGAGGAGTTCGCCGCCGACGAGCGCTTCGAGTTCCATCCCGGAGTGGCGTACCGGCACGTCATGGTCGTCAAAGGGCACCCGGAGCTGATGGAGACCGCCTTCACTCCGCCCCACGACATACCCGACAAGCCGGTGGCGGGCCACCTGCCGAAGGGCCCGGGCGCGGCGGTGCTGCTCGCGCTGATGGAGCGCGCCCGGCCTGTGCTCTCCGGCTCCGAGGTCAACGCGCGCCGCCGCAGCGCCGGCCGCTTGCCCGCCACCGACGTCTGGCCCTTCTGGCCCGGCGTCGCGCCAGCGGGGCTCGTCCCCTTCGGTGAGCTGCGGGGGGCGAGCGCCGCCCTGACCTCCGGGGTGGACCTGCTGCGCGGCCTCGCGACCTTGACGGGCATCGAGCGGCTCGACATCCCCGGCGTGACCGACGGTCCCGACAACGACTACACGGCGCAGGTCCAGGGCGCGCTCGCCGCCCTGGACGAGCACGACGTTGTGGTCGTACACGTGGAATCCCCCGACGAGGCCGGCCACGGGGGTGACGTGAGTGCCAAGATCGCCGCCATCGAGGCGATCGACCGCGAGGTCGTCGCCCGTCTGCGCGAGCGGCGAGGGAAGCTGCGCATCCTGGCGTTGCCGGACCACCCGACGCCCATCGCGCTGCGGACGCACGTGGACGAGCCCGTCCCGTTCGTCCTGCACGGTCCCGGCCTCACCGGGCCGAGCGCGGCGGCATACTCAGAACCGGATGCGGGGGGGACAGGCTTGGTGGTGGACCCCGGCAGCGAGCTGATGGGTATGCTGCTGCTGCCCTGACGCATCAGTTGAGGTAGAGCTCCGCGAGCTCGTGGGCCATCTCATGGTACCGGTCGTGGCCCGTGGGACCCATCACCTGGAACTCGTGCTGGCTGAACGCCTCCTCGAGGTGGCGCTTGGCATCCGGCGAGAGGCGCTGCTCGGCCATCGGGTAGACGACCTGCTCCTCCTCCTCCATGTGCTGAGCGACGAGCAGCGCGTAGTTGCGCGCGTACTCGCCGATGACGCGTCGGTGGTCCTCGTCTCCCTGGCCCCAGTCCGCCGCGGCCTGGCGCATGCCGGCGAGGAAGTTGCCGGCCATGGTGTGCTCGGCGACCATGACCGCGAGCGGTCCGCTGTCCGAGGGCAGACCCGTCTGGGCGATGGCCGGATAGAGGTAGCGCTCCTCCTTGGCCAGGTGACCGCGGAGGACGAACTCCTCGAGGTAGGTGACGACCTTGACGAGGTCGACCGGGTTCACAGGGCTGGCGCCGCCGAGCCGGTTCGACATCTCGGCCATGATGGCGAGCACGGTCTGGATGTCCTCGTGGTCCTGTCTCAGCTGGTCCAGGTAGCTCATCGCGTCTCCTCCCGGCGCGAGCTCGGGCGGCGGGCGGCTCGCGGGCGCGGCGCGGGGACGGCGCCGGTACGGATGGTTACCCCAACCGGCGGCTCTCCTCACGGAGGGATCCCGCCGGCAGCCGGCCGGAGGGGTGGCTGGTACGATACCGGCGGGAGGTGTACCCGGGTGCTGCTGCTGTGGTCGGCCCTGCTGATCGCGAGCCTGGCCGTGCTGGTGCGATCCGCCGGTGCCTTCATCTCCGGCGCCGAGGAGATAGGCGTCCGCCTCGGCATGCCGGCCTTCGCGGTCGGCGTGACCATCGTGTCGGTCGGCACCACGCTGCCCGAGATGGTCGCGTCGGTGGTGGCCGTGACGTCCGGCTCGCCGGAGATCCCGCTGGGCAACGTCGTGGGCTCCATCGTGACGAACGTCTTCCTCGTCCTGGGCGTCGCCGCCGTCGTCGGTGGCCGGCTGCACACCACCTACGAGATCGTGCGCGTGGACCTTCCTCTGCTGGTCGGCTCGGCGTTCGTGCTGGCCATCGTCGCCTACGACGGCTCAGTCACCCGTCCCGAGGCGCTGGTGTGCCTGGTCGGCTCGGTCATCTACGTGATGTACGGCATCGCGATGGCCCGTCGCCGCGAGGGGCTCTACGAGCGCCTCGAGGAGGAGATCGAAGCCGAGGTCGGGACCGGCCCCCTGCGGGCCCGCGCGTTCATCCTGCTCGGGCTCTCGGCGCTCGGCCTGTACTTGGGCGCCTCCTACACCGTCCGCTCCGTGGTCGAGCTGGCCGGGATCCTCGGGATCGGCAGCGAGATCATCGCGCTCAGCGTCGTGGCCCTGGGCACGTCGCTGCCGGAACTCACCGTCGCCGTGCTCGCCTCGCGAAGAGGCAACCTCGAGCTCGCCATAGGCAACGTGCTGGGGGCCTGCATCCTGAACGCGTTCGCCGTGGTCGGCGTCGCCGGTCTCGTCGGTCCGCTCGCCTCCGCCGAGGCGATCCGCCTCTTCGGCCTGCCGATGATGCTCGTGGCGGCGCTGCTCTACTTCTTCATGGCCGAGGACCGCGAGATCACCCGTTGGGAGGGCTGGCTGCTCGTGCTGATGTACGCCTTGTACGTGGTGAAGCTGTTCGGGTGGGCGTGACGCTCGGACCGGCGGGCGCGGTGCTCGAGCGCTTATCGCTTCGTGCGCGCGCGCTCGAGCAGCCGCTCGACCGCCGATGCGAACTCGGCGGGGCGCTCCTCGTGCGGAACGTGGCCCGTCCCCGCGAGCTCGGCGGCGTCGGCGCCGCGGATCGCCGCCGCGACCCTCGCCGACTCCTGTGGTGCGACGATCGCGTCCTCACTTCCGTACACGACGCTCACCGGCACCCGAAGCTCCTGCAGGGCCGGAGCCGCGCCGTCGGGTCCGGCGGCCGAGAGCTCCCACAGCGCGCGGTCCCAGTCCTGAGCGCGCAGCGGCAAGCGGTAGGCGGAGACGAGCTCCGCGGTGAGGGTTCGCCGGGCGTCGTGATGAGAGCGTTCCAGGACCCGTTGCGCGGCCGGGGGGAAGGTCCGCCGAATCGCAAGCGGCCCGTAGAAGCGCCCCCAGCGCGTGCGCATGAGCGGCCGGAGCAGGCGCGCCGCGAGCGTGCCGCCGCCGTCGAAGGCCGGGGCCTCGAGCACCAGCCCCTCTATGCGCTGCGGGTTGTCGAGTGCGGCTCGCACGGCGACGCCGGCGGCCGCCGAGTGGGCGACGAGCACCGCCTTGCCGACCCCGAGGTAGTCCATCAGCGCGACGGTCTGTTCGGCCGCCGACCCCGGGGCGTAGGGGTCCCCGGCGGGCAACGGGGGCATGGGGCGGGCGGTGAGCCCGAAGCCCGGTCGGTCGAAGGCGACCACACGGCGCTCGCGCGCCAGGCCGTCGATCACGGGCCGCCACGACGCCGCGTTCGCGCCGGAGCCGTGGAGCAGCACGAGTGCGGGCTCCTCGCCCTCGCCCGCCTGCATGTAGCGGAAGCGGATGCCGTCGACCACGGCGAAGCGGCTCTCCGCGCCCGCGAGCTCCATCGGAGGGACGGTGTCCGGGGCGGGGGGCAGCTCGACGACGAAGGGGACCAGGGCAGCGGCGAGGAGCGCCGCGCCCACCGGTGCCGCGACGACCTTCGACCACCTGTGCGCCATGGCTACAGCTTACCGGCGAGCAGACGGCCGAGCGAGCTCGCCCGGTCCTGCTCCAGCTCGCACATCTCCGGGTGCAGCCATAGGTCGGTCACGGCCAGCGAGCCCACCGTGCGCGTGCCCGTGCGCCCCAGCGCTCGCCGCAGCTCTCGCACCGGCCCCGTCGAGTAGCCGAAGAACGTCGCCAGCGGCTCGGGGGCGGAGCATGCCGTGATGATGACGGCGCGGCGGCTCCCCGTCGCCGGCACGCGGCCGTCGCCCCGCGCGCTCCCCTCCGTGAAGTAGCTGGACAGCCGGTCGATCAGCGCCTGCGTGGCCTCGTTAGGCCGCCGGAAGTACGAAGGCGTGCCCAGTATGACCCCGTCGGACGCGGCGACGAGGTCGGCCAGCGCGGGGAGGTCGTCGGCGATCTTGCAGCGTCCCGTCGCACGGCACATGGAGCAGCCCGTGCAGAACCGGATGTCGAGCTCGCAGAGGCGCACCCGGTCCACGTGGGCGCCCGCGTCCTCGGCGGCACGGGCCGCGGCCTCCACCGACAGGGTGACCACCCCACGCCTCGGGCTCGCGTCGATCGCGACGATCCTCACCGGGACCTCCCTTCGCCGGCCGTCCCCGGCCCGCTGCTCGCAGCCGCCGTCCCGCTTCGCGCCGGGATCCCTGCCGCGACGCGGTCGGCGGCATCGTCGAGCCAGTCGATCGCGGCGCGCGTCGGTGCCAGCGCGCCCTCCAGGGCGATGCGCGCGACGGCGTCCGTCCGCGTCCCCCGCGCCGTCACGGCGGCGGTCCGCTCCGCCAGCGCCGAACGCAGGGTATGCAGCCGTTCCTGGTAGCCGCGACGCTCCTCGGCGAGCAGCGCGAGGAACCGCGCGTCGTCAAGGCGGTCGGCGAAGAGCAGCTTCAGCAGGAACGGGTCGCGCACGACCCCCGGCTCGTCGGCCGAGGACAGCCACGCCTCCAGGGCCTCGCGGCCGGCGGGGGTGAGGGAGAAGAGCTTCCGGTCGGGCTTGCCGCGCTGCCGGACGCGCCTGACGGTGACCTTCCGGTCGCGGACGAGGCGGTCGAGCGTCCGGTAGACCTGCGCCTGGTCCGCGGTCCAGATCTGCGCGGCCTCGCGGTCGAAGCACTTGGTCTTCAGGTCGTAGCCCGACATCGGCTCTCTGTCCAGGAAACCGAGTATGGCGTGCTCGAGCGGCATCCACAGGCCTCAGAAGGCGGATATGACAAGACGAGTATATGTCAGCACATACATAATGCAAGGCTGAAGCTACTCTTGAGGATGCGCGGGATAAGCGCTGGAAGCCGTGCGGCGAGAACTCTTGAGTCAGGCTTGAGGACGCCTACATCGGCTGATGGGCGGGTCAGGGAGAGGCGCGGTCAGGCTGGCGGCCAGGATCACAGGATCGGCAGGTAGCGCTCCGTCTCGTAAGGCGTGATGCGGCTGCGGTAGTCCTGCCACTCGAGGCGCTTGTTGCGGACCAGCCACTCGAAGACCTGGTCGCCGAGCGCCTCCCTGACGACCTCGCTGCGCTCCATCTCGTCGATCGCCTCGTGCAGGTCCTCGGGCAGGGATCCGATGCCGGCGGCCGCGCGCTCGGCGTCGGTCATCTCGTAGATGTTGTCGGTGACCTCGGGCGGGAGGTCGTAGCCTTGGCGGATCCCGTCGAGGCCGGCCGCGAGCATCACGGCGAACGCGAGGTAGGGGTTGCACGCCGGGTCGGGCGAGCGGAGCTCGACCCGGGTCGCCTTCTCCTTGCCCGGCTTGTACATGGGTACGCGTACGAGCGCCGAGCGGTTGCGGTGCGCCCAGCAGACGTAGACCGGCGCCTCGAACCCGGAGACGAGCCGCTTGTAGGAGTTGACCCACTGGTTCGTGACGGCCGCGATCGCCGGCGCATGTCTGAGCAGCCCCGCCATGTAGGCTCGGCCGACGTCTGAGAGGTGGTAGTCGGATTCCGCGTCGTAGAAGGCGTTGTCGTCGCCCCGGAACAGTGACTGGTGCACGTGCATCCCGCTGCCGGCCTCGCCGTACATCGGCTTGGGCATGAAGGTGGCGTACAAGTCGTTGAGCTGCGCCACCTCCTTCACGACGAGCCGGTAGGTCATCACCTTGTCGGCCATCCGCAGCGCCTCGTCGTAGCGCAGGTCGATCTCGTGCTGGCTGGGTCCCACCTCGTGGTGGCTGTACTCCACCCCGATGCCGAAGTCCTTCAGCACGCGCACGGTCTCCTTGCGCAGGTCCACCGCCAGGTCGCGCGTGGTCATGTCGAAGTAGGTGCCGCGGTCCAACACCTCGGTGCCGGCGTCGTTGCGCAGGTAGTAGTACTCGAGCTCCGGTCCGACGTAGAACGCGTATCCCATCTCCTCGGCGCGTGCCAGGTTGCGCTTCAGCACGTAGCGCGGGTCGGCGTCGTAGGGCGTGCCGTCGGGCCGCAGTACGTCGCAGAACATCGTGGCGACGAGCCTGCCGCCGGTCCGCCAGGGCAGGATCTGCAGCGTGGCGGGGTCGGGCAGTGCGATCATGTCGCTCTCCTGGATGCGCGCGAAACCCTGGATCGAGGAGCCGTCGAAGCCCATCCCCTCGCCTACCGCGTTCTCCAGCTCGTCGGCGGTGATCACGAACGTCTTCAGGAACCCGAGGACGTCCGTGAACCACAGGTGGATGAACTCGACGTCCTTGTCGCGGATGTCGCCGATCGCTTTCGCGCGCAGCTTCTCCGGCATTCGCCGCACTCCCTCCGTCGCCGACGCTTCTCCCTCGTATGTCTATCACGTTCCCGGGTGTTACAGTAGCGCGCAGACCTGGCGCCCGCACCGGGTCGCCAGGATCGTCCGACGAGAGACAGGAAGGGATAGGGAAGCCGGCATGGGCAACATCTCGCGCCAGAACGCCAACGAGGCTCTCGAGACTTCGAACCGCTCCAGGGACTGGACCCCGCAGTCGGGGATCTGCACGCGGTGCCTCGACGGCTGTCGCGGAAACTGCGACGTCTTCAAGTCGTCCTTCCGGGGCAGGGAGGTCCTGTACCCCGGCCCCTTCGGCGAGATGACGGCCGGAGCCGACAAGGACTATCCCGTCGACTACTCGCACCTGAACATCCTCGGCTATGCGCTTGGCGCGAAGGGCCTGCCCGATGGCGCGGAGGGCACTCCCGACAACACGCTGTTCCCGTTCGTGGACACCGAGACCGGGTTCGGTACCGAGCACAAGGTCAAGATGAAGCTGCCGGTCTTCACGGGCGCGCTCGGTTCGACGGAGATCGCGCGCAAGAACTGGGAGCATTTCGCCATCGGCGCGGCCATCTCGGGGATCTCGCTCGTCTGCGGCGAGAACGTCTGCGGCATCGACCCGGAGCTGGAGCGCGGCTCCGACGGCAAGGTCACGCGCTCGCCGGACATGGAGCGCCGCGTCGAGCTCTACCGCCGCTTCCATGAGGGCTACGGCGACATCCTGGTGCAGATGAACGTCGAGGACACGCGTCTCGGTGTGGCCGAGTACGTGATCGACAAGCTCGGCGTCGAGACCGTCGAGCTCAAGTGGGGCCAGGGCGCCAAGTGCATCGGCGGCGAGATCAAGGTCGACACGCTGGACCGCGCGCTGGAGCTGCAGAGGCGCGGCTACCTCGTCACGCCCGACCCGAGCGACCCCGCGATGAAGGCCGCGTACGAGGATGGCGCCGTGCGGCAGTTCGAGCGCCACAGCCGCCTGGGCTTCATCGACCGCGAGGGCTTCGCGAACGAGGTCGCGCGCCTGCGCGCCCTCGGCGCCAAGCGCGTCACGCTCAAGACGGGTGCGTACTCCATGCGCGAGCTCGCGATGGCGATCAAGTGGTCCTCGGACAACAGGATCGACCTGCTCACCATCGACGGCGCGCCCGGCGGCACGGGCATGAGCCCCTGGCGCATGATGCAGGAGTGGGGCGTGCCGACCTTCTACCTGCAGGCCATGACGAACGACCTCGTCGAACAACTACGCTACCACGGAGGGCGGGTGCCCGACATCGCCATCGCGGGCGGGTTCTCCACCGAGGACCACATCTTCAAGGTGCTCGCCATGGGGGCCCCGCACACCAAGGCGGTCTGCATGGGCCGCGCGCTGATGATCCCCGGCTTCGTCGGCAAGAACATCGACCTGTGGATGAAGGCCCAGGACCTGCCGAAGACCGTCTCGAAGTTCGGCGACGTGCCCGAGGAGATCTTCGTCACCTGGGAGACGCTGAAGGCCAAGTACGGCGGCGACCTGAAGGACATCCCGCTCGGCGCTGTCGGGCTGTACACGTTCGCCGACAAGCTGCGCGTAGGCTTGCAGCAGCTCATGTCCGGCTCGCGCAACTTCTCGATCCCGGCCATCAGCCGCGCGGACCTCATCGCGCTCACGAAGGAGGCCTCGGAGGTCTCCGGCATCCCGTACGTGATGGAGAAGGACCGCGACGAGGCGGCGCGAATAATCGAGCGCGGCGAGTAGGCGCTCGCGCGGCGGGTCCCAGGGACCCGCCGCGTCTCCTCACACACCGCGGGTCCCGGCGCGCCGCCGTCACGCGCCGGGCCGGCGTCGACCCCCGAACTGGGCGGCGTGGAGGCGCGCGAACAGCCCCTCGGCGGCCAGAAGCTCGTCGTATGCGCCGTCCTGCACGATACGCCCCTCGTCGATCACCACGACCCGGTCGACGTCGCGCACGGTCGAGAGCCGGTGCGCGATGACGAAGGCGGTGCGCCCCTCCAGGATGCGGCGGATGCCGGCCTGGATGAGCGCCTCGGTGCGGCTGTCGACGGAGGCGGTCGCCTCGTCCAGGATGAGTACGGCCGGGTCGGCGAGCACCGCGCGCGCCAGCGCGACGAGCTGGCGCTGGCCGGTCGAGAGTGTGATCCCGCGCTCTCCCACGAGGGCGCCGAACCCCTCGGGCAGGCGCTCGATGAACGGCAGCGCCTGCGCGGTCCTCGCCGCCGCCCGCACCTCTTCGGCACTCGCGCCCGGACGGCCGTAGCGGACGTTCTCGTCGATCGTGCCGGAGAACAGGAACGGCTCCTGCAGCACGACGCCGAGGTTGGCGTGCAGCGAGGCGAGCGTCACGTCGCGGAGGTCCGTCCCGTCGAGCGTGACGACGCCGGTCGTGGGGTCGTAGAAGCGGGCGACGAGGTTCACCAGCGTGGTCTTGCCCGCGCCGGTCGGCCCCACGAGCGCGACGGACGTTCCCGGCTCCACCTCCAGGTCGACGTCGCGCAGCACGAGCGGCCCGTCCCCGTAGCGGAACGACACGCCGCGCAGCGCCACGCGCCCCCTCGCCCGCCCGACGTCGCGCGCCCCGGGGGCGTCGGCGACCTCGATATGCTGGTCCAGCAGGGCGAAGACCCGCTCACCGCCGGCCAGGGCGGACTGCGTCGCGGCGTAGAGGCCGGCGAGCTGGGTCACCGCGTTGAAGAACGAGCGCGCGTAGCCGAAGAAGGCCACCACGACGCCTATCGTGACGGCGTCGCGAGCCGCCAGCGTCCCGCCGTAGGCGACCACGAGCGCCGTCGCCATCGCGGAGATCACGGCCAGCGTCGGGGAGAACGCCGAGGAGACCGCCGAGGCGGCGACGTTGGCATCGCGGTTGGCTGCGTTGCGCTGCGTGAACTCGCCGCGGTTGCGCTCCGTGCGGTTGAACGCCTGCGCGACGCGGATGCCGGCCAGCTCCTCGGCCAGCGTCGCCGACACGTCGCCGATCGCCTCCTGGCGCTTGGCGAAGGCGCGTCGCGCGACGAAGCCGAACAGCCGGGTGGCGGCGAGCATGACCGGCACCACGAGAAGGGTCGCTGCCGCGAGGCGACGGTCCACGATCAGCATGCCGGCCAGGGTGGCCGCCAGACCCAGGGCCGCGCCCAGCACCCGCCGGAACCCCTGCGAGAGGAACGAGTTCACCTGCTCGATGTCGTTGACGAGCCGGCTCATCAGGTCGCCGGACTCCACCGTGTCGAAGAAGCCCACGGAGAGCCGCTGGATCCTGTCGAAGACCTCCTCGCGCAGCCGGTAGAGCCCCCGCTGTCCCACGGTGCCGAGGATCAGGATCTGTGCCCGCTGCGCCCACCATGCCGCCAGTGTCGCCCCGATGAGCAGCAGTGCGGGCAGTGTGAGCACGCCGGCGTCCGCGTTCGACTGCGCGCCGCGCACGGCGGCGTCGATGAGGCGGCCGGTCAGTGCCGGGGTCGCCGCGTTGGCGGCCGAGGACGCGATCAGCCAGGCGAACGCGAGTGCCAGCTGCGCCCTGTACGGCAGCAGGTACGCCAGCAGCCGCCCTACCGCCCGGGCACTGGAGCGCGGACGCTCCTCCTTGGCGAGCGAGCGAAGTCCGCCGCGGGGCATCAGCGTCCGCCGCCTGAGGGGCGCGGGTCCTCGGCCCCGGCGTCCTCGGGCGCCTCGCACCGCGGC carries:
- a CDS encoding glutamine synthetase, whose protein sequence is MPEKLRAKAIGDIRDKDVEFIHLWFTDVLGFLKTFVITADELENAVGEGMGFDGSSIQGFARIQESDMIALPDPATLQILPWRTGGRLVATMFCDVLRPDGTPYDADPRYVLKRNLARAEEMGYAFYVGPELEYYYLRNDAGTEVLDRGTYFDMTTRDLAVDLRKETVRVLKDFGIGVEYSHHEVGPSQHEIDLRYDEALRMADKVMTYRLVVKEVAQLNDLYATFMPKPMYGEAGSGMHVHQSLFRGDDNAFYDAESDYHLSDVGRAYMAGLLRHAPAIAAVTNQWVNSYKRLVSGFEAPVYVCWAHRNRSALVRVPMYKPGKEKATRVELRSPDPACNPYLAFAVMLAAGLDGIRQGYDLPPEVTDNIYEMTDAERAAAGIGSLPEDLHEAIDEMERSEVVREALGDQVFEWLVRNKRLEWQDYRSRITPYETERYLPIL
- a CDS encoding cofactor-independent phosphoglycerate mutase, which produces MRHVVVILDGAAGWPIEALGDRTTLQAAATPHLDALAREGVVGLARTIPIGEEPSSAAACASILGYDPVRDRVGRGAIEAASMGIELAPGEVALRLNLVTVVNGVMRSYSAGHITTEESHTILGELAEEFAADERFEFHPGVAYRHVMVVKGHPELMETAFTPPHDIPDKPVAGHLPKGPGAAVLLALMERARPVLSGSEVNARRRSAGRLPATDVWPFWPGVAPAGLVPFGELRGASAALTSGVDLLRGLATLTGIERLDIPGVTDGPDNDYTAQVQGALAALDEHDVVVVHVESPDEAGHGGDVSAKIAAIEAIDREVVARLRERRGKLRILALPDHPTPIALRTHVDEPVPFVLHGPGLTGPSAAAYSEPDAGGTGLVVDPGSELMGMLLLP
- a CDS encoding alpha/beta fold hydrolase; its protein translation is MAHRWSKVVAAPVGAALLAAALVPFVVELPPAPDTVPPMELAGAESRFAVVDGIRFRYMQAGEGEEPALVLLHGSGANAASWRPVIDGLARERRVVAFDRPGFGLTARPMPPLPAGDPYAPGSAAEQTVALMDYLGVGKAVLVAHSAAAGVAVRAALDNPQRIEGLVLEAPAFDGGGTLAARLLRPLMRTRWGRFYGPLAIRRTFPPAAQRVLERSHHDARRTLTAELVSAYRLPLRAQDWDRALWELSAAGPDGAAPALQELRVPVSVVYGSEDAIVAPQESARVAAAIRGADAAELAGTGHVPHEERPAEFASAVERLLERARTKR
- a CDS encoding hemerythrin domain-containing protein — translated: MSYLDQLRQDHEDIQTVLAIMAEMSNRLGGASPVNPVDLVKVVTYLEEFVLRGHLAKEERYLYPAIAQTGLPSDSGPLAVMVAEHTMAGNFLAGMRQAAADWGQGDEDHRRVIGEYARNYALLVAQHMEEEEQVVYPMAEQRLSPDAKRHLEEAFSQHEFQVMGPTGHDRYHEMAHELAELYLN
- a CDS encoding flavodoxin family protein; the encoded protein is MRIVAIDASPRRGVVTLSVEAAARAAEDAGAHVDRVRLCELDIRFCTGCSMCRATGRCKIADDLPALADLVAASDGVILGTPSYFRRPNEATQALIDRLSSYFTEGSARGDGRVPATGSRRAVIITACSAPEPLATFFGYSTGPVRELRRALGRTGTRTVGSLAVTDLWLHPEMCELEQDRASSLGRLLAGKL
- a CDS encoding calcium/sodium antiporter, whose product is MVTPTGGSPHGGIPPAAGRRGGWYDTGGRCTRVLLLWSALLIASLAVLVRSAGAFISGAEEIGVRLGMPAFAVGVTIVSVGTTLPEMVASVVAVTSGSPEIPLGNVVGSIVTNVFLVLGVAAVVGGRLHTTYEIVRVDLPLLVGSAFVLAIVAYDGSVTRPEALVCLVGSVIYVMYGIAMARRREGLYERLEEEIEAEVGTGPLRARAFILLGLSALGLYLGASYTVRSVVELAGILGIGSEIIALSVVALGTSLPELTVAVLASRRGNLELAIGNVLGACILNAFAVVGVAGLVGPLASAEAIRLFGLPMMLVAALLYFFMAEDREITRWEGWLLVLMYALYVVKLFGWA
- a CDS encoding GNAT family N-acetyltransferase — protein: MAQVTGTTVGPVRTAEGLSVALREINPEDLDTLKDMLREPGISRWWGMYDDERVRAEFLGDEVGVYLIEADGEPAGAIEFVENTDPDYRHAQVDLFVTERMQDRGVGTAAVKALVKHLFEDLGHHRVVAAPGAQNERAVRFFEDVGFKRVGTLRQYEKQPDGSWGDNVMLELLRGEFEA
- a CDS encoding PadR family transcriptional regulator, which gives rise to MPLEHAILGFLDREPMSGYDLKTKCFDREAAQIWTADQAQVYRTLDRLVRDRKVTVRRVRQRGKPDRKLFSLTPAGREALEAWLSSADEPGVVRDPFLLKLLFADRLDDARFLALLAEERRGYQERLHTLRSALAERTAAVTARGTRTDAVARIALEGALAPTRAAIDWLDDAADRVAAGIPARSGTAAASSGPGTAGEGRSR
- a CDS encoding GNAT family N-acetyltransferase, translating into MLRGEHVTLRPLLETDAGPLAALFAHPEVARWWLNWDEARVRAELLDSREAAVLAIEVEERLAGVIMFTEEDDPDYRFAQVDVTVAGEHVGRGLGTDALRTLLRYLIRERGHHHVLIDPAADNARAIRAYEKVGFKPVGILRQYERRPDGWADALLMDLVADEFEELEARRDASG
- a CDS encoding DUF2769 domain-containing protein, which codes for MPVPDEPGNADACICPACPTHDDCMKDAGETLFCARGRSSCFPQSRGCICGDCPVWAHYGPAGHYFCMEGAAP